A window of Maioricimonas rarisocia genomic DNA:
GCGGCGGCGCTTCATGCAGACGAAGGATACGACCATGACACGCGAAGCGATTCTCGAGCGACTTCGGACGAAGATTGCCGCCGGCCAGCCAATCGTTGGAGGCGGTGCCGGGACAGGCATCAGTGCCAAATTCGAGGAAGCGGGCGGCATTGATCTGATCGTCATCTACAACTCCGGCCGGTTCCGCATGGCCGGGCGTGGCTCTCTGGCGGGAATGATGCCGTATGGTGATGCGAACGCGATCGTGATGGAGATGGCCCGCGAGGTGCTGCCGGTCGTGCGCGACACGCCGGTGCTGGCCGGCGTCTGCGGGACCGATCCGTTCCGCGTGATGCCGCGATTTCTCGAGGAAGTCCGCGCAGCCGGTTTTGCCGGCGTGCAGAACTTCCCCACGATCGGCCTGATCGATGGGACGTTCCGACAGGGGCTGGAAGAGACCGGAATGGGCTTCGGGCTGGAGGTGGACATGATCCGCTCGGCCCATCAGATCGGGCTGCTGACGACGCCGTACTGCTTCAACGAGGACGAAGCGACCGCGATGACCGAAGCGGGCTGCGACATCCTCATTCCCCACATGGGGCTGACGACCAAGGGGACAATCGGGGCGCAGTCGGCCCTGACGCTCGAGCAGGCCGCCGTCCGCTGCCAGGCGATGCACGACGCGGCAAAGCGGGTCAATCCGGACGTGATCGTGCTGTGTCACGGCGGTCCGATCGCCGATCCGGAGGACGCGCAGTTCATCCTCAATCACACCGAGGGAATCGTCGGATTCTACGGAGCGAGCAGCGTCGAGCGGCTGCCGGTCGAGCCGGCCATCCGCGGACGGGTGGAGGAATTCAAGCGGTTGCGACTGACGCCCGGCTGACAACAACCGCAACCGAAGCACGCAACCCTCTACCCTGAAAAGACTTGCCGCGACACCCACAACAGAGACTGTGTGGGCCGGCGGCGAACAGGAGTAGCGGTCGGCAGATTCTGCGCCTCGCAACATACCGGCCGGACAATGTGTTAGCTCGTATTGACCGATTGTGGCGGAAGTGCAAAATACGCCCGCCACATCGGTGACAACGGCTCGCCTGTTGTCTTGTCGTCTGGAATACGAACTCATGCAGCCCGTTCGGGCGGGACACGTCGATCAGACCGTCGCAGGCGACGTATGAAACTCGCCCGGTCGATCCGGCAAAAGCAAAGGAGTGCATTGGCCGTGAAGAAAACCTTCGTCTGGATTGCAGCCGTCGCCATCGTGGCCGGAACCGTCAGCTTCTCGCGAACGACGCTCGGTCAGAACCAGGGCAGTCCTGCGGCATCCCAGGGCCAGAACGAGCATCAGGTCGCTCTGATCGACATGGCCCACATCTTCAAGGAATACTCGAAGTTCAAGACCCTCCGCGAAGCTCTGCAGGAAGAGATCAAGCAGACCGACGCGAAGGCCAAGGGCATGATCGAGCAGATCCGCACCGTGCAGGAGCAGCTTGCCAGCGGTCAGCTCGAAGAAGGCAGTGCCGACTACGTGCGTCTGGAAAGCCAGATGCTCAAGCTCCAGACCGAGCTGGAAAGCTTCCGCAAGGTCGCCCAGCGTGACTTCCTCCGTCGCGAAGCGGACATCTACAAGACCGTGTACCTGGAAGTCCAGACCGCCGTGCAGAAGTACGCTTCGTACTACAACTACACGGTCGTCCTGCGGTTCAACCGTACCCGCGTCGAAGAAGCCGAAAACCCCCAGGAAATCATCCAGAGCATGAATCGTCAGGTCGTCTACTACGACACCCGCGACGATCTGACCGATCCGATCCTGGACTGGCTCAACAAGAGCTACGCCAAGACGGCCGGCGCTCCGGCAACCGGCACGACGAAGTAACGACATCCGGATCGTGACCGACTCGCATTCCGATACACGGGTGGATGTCCTCACGTCCACCCGTGTGTTTGCGTGTCCGGGCCCACCCAAATGGCGGCAGACCTGAGCCCCCTCCCACGACGGGAAGACGACTCGGACCGCCCGACGAAACGTATCCACAATCTGACGGCATCGGCCTGAAATCCCATGGAGGGGAGCATGCCTGACCGCATACAGACCACGATCGAGCGTGCCGCTGAAGTCCGCGGCTACGGGCTGTTCCGCGGGCTCGATGTGACGCTGCGGTTTCTCCCCGCCGAAGAGAATCATGGGATCGTCTTCCAGCGGACCGACCTGACCGATGCCGCCGACATCCCGGCCCGCGTCGAACATGTCGTTCCCGAACCCCGGCGGACCGTTCTGTCCCGTCTGGGAACGCGCGTCGAAGTGGTCGAACATGTCATGGCCGCACTGGCCGGACTGCAGATCGACAACTGCCTGGTGCAGCTCGACGCCCCCGAACCCCCCGGCTGCGATGGTTCGGCGCAGGCATTCAGCGAAGCACTGCTGAACGCGGGGATCGTCACGCAATCGGCCACGCGACCGACGCTGCATGTGCCGACCACCATCGAAGTGACCACATCTTCGGGCGCGCACGTTTCGGCAGCGCCCCAACCGGCTGAGGCGGGATATACGATCGGTTACGACCTCGACTACGGCAATTCGCCGGTCGGTCGACAGTCGGCGAGCTATACGATCACCCCCGAAATCTTCATCAACGAGATCGCCTTCGCCCGGACTTTCGTCCTGGAACTGGAGGTCGCCGCTCTGCGGGCCATGGGCTTCGGACAGCGAACGACCACGAAGGACCTGCTCGTGTTCGGCTCACAAGGCGTCATCGACAATGCCCTGCGGTGCCCGAACGAGTGTGCCCGGCACAAGCTGCTCGACTGCATCGGCGACTTCGCCCTGATCGGGTGCGATCTTGCCGGTGCGTTTCATGCCGACCGCTCGGGACATCGGGCCAACCACGACCTGATCCGGCGTCTGAAAGTCATGGCTTCGATGTCCGGGACGGACGAGGTGTCGCTCGAGTCTGAATCTCCCCCCGAGCCTCCGCAACGTCGCATTGCCTGAACTCAAACCTGACGCGCGTTTCCCACTGACCAACGAATCGATGTCCTCCCTCTCCTTCCTCCACCCACAACGACAGACATCATGTTTCCGGTCGCGTCCGTTCTGATCAGCCAGCCCCTGGCATGACACGGTGTGTTCTGCACCGCCGGTCGCCACCCCCAATAAAGGTCGCATGCATGACCACTCAGATTTCCCCGTTGGCCCATGTCGATTCCCATGCCGAGATCGGAAACGACGTCGAGATCGGCCCGTTCTGCTTCGTCGGCCCGGACGTCCGGATCGGCGACGGCTGCCGCCTCGACAGTCACGTGAGCATCATCGGCCGCACGACGATCGGCTCCGGCAATCGGTTCTGGCCGAACTGCGTCATCGGCGGCGAGCCACAGGACAAGAGCTACACCGGCGGTGACGAAACGAGCGTCCTCATCGGCGAGAACAATCAGTTCCGCGAAGGGGTCACGGTCAATCGCGGCGCGATGAAAGAGGATGGCTGCACGCGCATCGGCAACGGCAATCTGCTGATGTCCAACGCCCACGTCGCCCACAACTGCCACGTTTACGACAACGTGATTCTGGTCAACGGTGTCCTTCTGGGAGGGCACGTCCACGTCCACGACCGGGCCATCGTCTCGGGCAACTCGGTCGTCCATCACTTCTCGACGATCGGCACGCTCGCGTTCGTGAGTGGTGGCTGCCGTGTTCCCCACGACATCCTTCCCTACATGCTGGCCGCGGGCAGCGACAATCCGACGATCAAGACCATCAACATTGTCGGCATGCGTCGCAACGGCATTCCTGATGAAACCATCCGGGTGATCAAGCAGGCCTTCCGACTCCTGTATCGCGAACACAAGACCGTCGAGTTCATCCGGCAGCACTTCCACGAAACGCTGGACGGGATCATCCCGATCGAGCTGGCACGGCTGCTCGATGCACTCGAAGCACAACGGCAGGGGCGATTCGGACGCGCCCGCGAGGCCAACCGGAACACGAAACCGGAATCGTCCGGAAAGTCTGCCGAAGAGAACGCCGCCTGAGGACGTGACCGCAGACTGGCTGGCCGCCGGTCTTCATGCGGGACCAATATCGAGAGGAACAGCAACGATGGGCAAACTTCGCATGGCGGTGATCGGGGTCGGGGCGCTGGGCAGACATCATGCCCGCATCCTCGGCGAGATGCCGGACGTCGAACTCGTGGCCGTGGCCGATCCACGCGAAGAACAGGGCCGCAGCGTCGCTGAACAGTGCGGCACCGAGTGGACTCCCGACTATCGCACGCTGCTCGGCAAGGTGGACGCCGCGTCGATCGTGGTACCGACGACGATGCACCTGGAAGTCGCCTCGGCATTCCTCGAACGTGACCTCCCGGTCCTCATCGAGAAACCGCTGGCCGATCACATCGATGCCGGGGACCAGCTCATCAAGCTCGCCGACGAGCGGAATGTGCTGCTGCAGGTGGGGCACATCGAGCGATTCAATCCCGCCTTCGAGAAGGTGCAGGAGCTGACCGGTCCCCCCAAGTACATTCGGGCCGAGCGGTTCAGCTCGTACGCATTCCGCTCGATGGACATCAGCGTCGTTCATGACGTGATGATCCACGACATCGATCTGGTCCTGAAGCTGGCGGACGCGCCGGTCTCTAAGATCGAAGCATTCGGGATGTGTCTGGTCGGGGGGATGACCGATTGTGCCATGGCGCGGCTGACGTTTGCGAACGGCTGCGTTGCCGACCTGTCGGCCAACCGGGTCAATCCGTTTCCCCGCCGCTCGCTGCAGGTCTGGTCAGACACCGGCTTCATCGAAGCGGATCTGCAGATACAGCGAGTCTGCCACTTCCGTCCCGGACCGGCACTGATGGCGGGAGAGCTGCCTTACGACCTGGCGTTCGTGCCGGGCGTGGACATCAACGAGCTGAAGACGCAGATTTTCGGCAAGTACATCGAACGACGAGAGATCGAAGTGCCGCAGGTCGATCAGCTGACGGTCGAGCTGGAGAGCTTTGTGGACTGCGTCACCAACGATCGTCGACCGCGCGTCGACGGGCACGACGGGCTGCATGCCCTGCACGTGGCCGACGGGATCACGACTGGTATCGCCCAGCATCAATGGGACGGAACCCCCGCCGGACGGGTCGGTCCGCACGCCCACGCTGTCTTCACGACTGACCGTCGCCGGGTCGCATAGTCGGCATTGGCAGCCCGCAATCACTGCTCCACCAGTCCAGCTGCGTGGACGCTGCGCCGGGAGAGACGGCAACGGCCAGAGCCAGAGTCCCTGAAGCGGGCTCGGCGCAGCTCACGGGAGCGACGTCTGGACAGGTCGAGCGTTCCCGACAGCGGACCAGCGAGTGCAGCGCGCTCTACGGAGCCGCGATCGAATCGAGTTCGTCGGCGGTCCGGACGGCGGCCCAGTAAGCGTCGTTGATGTCGGACGCGTCGAGCCCCGGGATGCCGATCTGATCCAGCTTCCCCTCTTCGTACGCCTTGACGCTGGCAAGAACGGTCCCCAAGATCCCCGTCCCGTTCTCGATGCCGTCGATCACCCAGCGTTCCAGCGGCAGCTTCTTGAGCACCTCGCTGAGCGGCGTGTCGAGAATGGCGTCCATCAGCGAGATCAGTCCGGCCGTGAAGAACGCGGCCGCCTCTTCGTGCTTGAGCTTCTCGGCCAGTGCCATGGCCATCTGCCCGCGGATCAGTGCCATCCGCATCAGTTCGGTCGGCTTGTCCTGACACATGCCGGCCACCGTCAGCAGCGAGACGATCCTGCGCACGCCGTTGATCCCCAGCATGCTGATCGCCTGTTTGATCGACGAGACCTTGTAGCGCAGACCGAGGTGAATCGAGTTGATGAACCGCAGGAACTTGTAGGAGAGCGCCGGATCGCTGCTGACAATCTCTTCGAGTTCCTTGAGGGTCACATTCGGATGGCTGGCGGCCGACAGAATCTTGAGTGCCGCAAATTGACTGGGCTGGATCTTCTTGCCGGCCACGATCTCGGGGCGGGAGAGGAAGTATCCCTGAAAGTAATCGAAGCCCAGGCGGCTGCACTGCTCGAACTCTTCGCTCGTTTCCAGCTTCTCTGCCAGCAGCCGCACGTTGTGTTTCTTCAGTTCGGCCACGTGGCGGGGCAGGTCTTCGGGTGCGATGGCCGGCAGCTCCACCTTGACGATGTCAGCCATCGGGAGGAGTGGCGCGAGGTTGGAACCCTCTTCCCAGTCGTCCAGCGCAATCGTGAAACCCCGTTCGGCGAGGGAGGCGACCCGTTGAATCAGCGCTGCATCCGGAACGATGGTCTCGAGGATCTCGAGCACGAGCTGCCCGGGTGCATCAGGAATCAGCTCTTCGTTCTCGATAAACCGTCGCGTCAGATTGATGAAGGCCAGCTTGTTTCCGACGAGCCCTTCCAGACCGATCTCCACGAATGCGTTCACCAGAACGTCGCCGGTTGCCTGATCCTCGTCGAGGACAGTGGCAGCGTTCTTCTGCGAAGAGCGAAACAGCAATTCGTAAGCGACAACCTGCTTGTGGGCATCGAAAATCGGCTGGCGGCCGATCAGCGCCTGATTCGACTGCGCATCCCGAAGCGGTTGAGCTGTTGCTGGCATGACAGAGACCTCGATGGACACAGAGCCCGCGTCCGGGAATCACGCCGCCCGAAGAATGGGACAGGGAACACACCAGGCAGCGTTGTTAGGTTTCTAGCTCATGCCCGCGGCGACGCAGGTCCCCTCCTCTCGAGGCGTGTGGTTTTAAAGAATCAGCGTACATGGCGGGCGACTCTCCGACACGACCGGAACAGCCGGCCCCTGCGGTGTGGCCAACAGGCAACGACGATGCAACAGAAAACAACTCACAGTCGTCATACGTCGCACAACCTGACCGCCTGTTCCAATCCTGCCCGGACGTCCCCGGTCGGGATGAATTCCTGCCCGACGTAGCCGTCGTAGCCCACCTCGAGCAGTGCCTTCATCACGGCCGGGTAGTTGATCTCCTGGTCGTCGTTCAGCTCGCCCCGTCCGGGATTCCCCGCCGTGTGAATGTGCCCCAGGTAGTCCTTGTGCTGGTGGATGCGGCGGATGACGTCGCCATCCATGATCTGCACGTGGTAGATGTCGAACAGCAGCTTGAGGTGCTCGGAGTCGACACGCCGGATGATGTCGATGCAGTACTCGGTGTGGTTTCCCTGGTAGCCCGGGTGCCCCTTCATCGGATGCGAGTCGTCACGGGTGTTGAGCATTTCCAGGCAGAGCGTCACGTTGTGCTTCTCGGCGAACCCGACGATCTGCTTGAGACCCGCAACGCAGTTGTCGGCTCCCTCTTCAGGGTCGATCCCGTTGGCCATTCCGGTAAACGTGATCACGCGCTTCACCCCGAACTCCACGCACTGCTCGATCCGCTCCTTCAGCCGGGCAATGCACTGCTCCCATTCGTCGGGATTGTTGAAGCCGGTCGGGAAACCGTGACTGCCTGAGATGGCGCAAGTCAGCCCGTGCTTCTTGAGCGTCGGCCAGTGCTCCGGTCCGATCAGTTCGATGCTGGGGCATCCCAGCCGGACCGCTTCCCGGCACAGCGCGTCCACGTCCTTGAAGTGCGGTCTGTAACACCAGTGCACGAGCGACTGCCGGATCCGTCCCTGCGTCGCCACCGGCGTGTCGTCCCCGGTCACCTGCCCCGTCAGCAGTCCGGCTCCCAGTCCGGTGGCTGCGCTCAGCATGAGATTGCGGCGGTTCAGGCGATTTGAGTGGTTGACGAACGAGGAGGCAGATTCCGACATCGCAGTTCTCCAGGCAGTGTGGAACGAGGAGTGGGGGAACCACCGGCCCGACGCGTCCGACCGGTTCGAGAACGTGCAGCCTACGGCCTGGGAGCAGAACTCGGCAACTAATGACTGTGGGTGAAGTTGGGACGATCACACACTTCGGGAAGGAGTTTCCGCCGGCGAACCGTTCTGGCAGCGTTTCGACCAGACTCATAGAATTCCCCACCGGAACATTGTTCCCATTTTCTGCACGGATTCTGCACGGAGGCCGCCATGGCCCATGAGTCTCCCACTTCCGAACCGGAGGACGCCCCCCGGACTGTTCGTTCGCCCCTGATCTGGCTGCGTCGGGCACTGTTTGTCGTCATCGGTCTGATGATCGTCATCTGGACGCTGCCGCGGATGGTGGCGACGACCTCTCTGCGGCAGCGGGCCGTCCACTGGGCCGAGCCGGAGCTTCCTCCCGGCCTGACGGTCGGACAGGCGACCTTCGAGTGGCTGGAACCGATCGTGCTTGAAGATGTCGAGCTGAACGGTCCGACCGGCGAGCCGATGCTCAAAGTCGATCGCATCACCTCGGAAGAGCCGCTGTGGCGGCTGGCACTGAAGAAGATCCCCCGTCCCTCGTTCCGTGCCGCCGGCTTCCGCCTGGCGGTGGTCATTCCCGAGGGAGCGAACCGACTCGACACGGTCTGGCTGAGCGCCTTGCCGAAAGGGACCGGCATTCGCAATCTGCCCCGGCTGCAGGTGACCGGAGGTCAGATCACGTTCTATGACGAAGAACGGACGATGCTCAGCCGCCTGGACCAGATCACGATCGGCATCGAACCGGTCGAGGATGGCGATGCTTACGACATCACCGCGCGGGCCCGAGCCAGCCATCCCGAGCCGGACGGCCGCGTTGAACTGACGGTCCACCTGCCCCGCGATCCGAAAGATGGTGGTGGCGGACGGATGCAGTTGCTGCTCGATAATGCACCGCTCGATCCGTTTGACCCGGTCCTGTCCGACTACCTTGCCGGCCGACGACTGACCGGACGGTTGGACGCCACGTTGTCGGCCGACTGGTCCTCGCACAGTAACGGGACCCTGGCGATCACCGCCGAACTGGATGCCCGCGAATCCGACATCGAGTTGATCGGCAGCGATGCGGAATCGTCGGACGAGTGGTCCGTGGAGTCGCTCGCCTCCGGCTGTGACATCGTCTGGGACGCGGCCGGTTCGCATCTGGCGATCGAACGGCTGGACATTTCCTCCCCGGACTTCTCGATGGCCGGGAGTGGTGAGATCGATGACGTGCGGGACCAGTGCCTCGTCGAC
This region includes:
- a CDS encoding EAL and HDOD domain-containing protein; this encodes MPATAQPLRDAQSNQALIGRQPIFDAHKQVVAYELLFRSSQKNAATVLDEDQATGDVLVNAFVEIGLEGLVGNKLAFINLTRRFIENEELIPDAPGQLVLEILETIVPDAALIQRVASLAERGFTIALDDWEEGSNLAPLLPMADIVKVELPAIAPEDLPRHVAELKKHNVRLLAEKLETSEEFEQCSRLGFDYFQGYFLSRPEIVAGKKIQPSQFAALKILSAASHPNVTLKELEEIVSSDPALSYKFLRFINSIHLGLRYKVSSIKQAISMLGINGVRRIVSLLTVAGMCQDKPTELMRMALIRGQMAMALAEKLKHEEAAAFFTAGLISLMDAILDTPLSEVLKKLPLERWVIDGIENGTGILGTVLASVKAYEEGKLDQIGIPGLDASDINDAYWAAVRTADELDSIAAP
- the lpxA gene encoding acyl-ACP--UDP-N-acetylglucosamine O-acyltransferase, with translation MTTQISPLAHVDSHAEIGNDVEIGPFCFVGPDVRIGDGCRLDSHVSIIGRTTIGSGNRFWPNCVIGGEPQDKSYTGGDETSVLIGENNQFREGVTVNRGAMKEDGCTRIGNGNLLMSNAHVAHNCHVYDNVILVNGVLLGGHVHVHDRAIVSGNSVVHHFSTIGTLAFVSGGCRVPHDILPYMLAAGSDNPTIKTINIVGMRRNGIPDETIRVIKQAFRLLYREHKTVEFIRQHFHETLDGIIPIELARLLDALEAQRQGRFGRAREANRNTKPESSGKSAEENAA
- the lpxC gene encoding UDP-3-O-acyl-N-acetylglucosamine deacetylase, encoding MPDRIQTTIERAAEVRGYGLFRGLDVTLRFLPAEENHGIVFQRTDLTDAADIPARVEHVVPEPRRTVLSRLGTRVEVVEHVMAALAGLQIDNCLVQLDAPEPPGCDGSAQAFSEALLNAGIVTQSATRPTLHVPTTIEVTTSSGAHVSAAPQPAEAGYTIGYDLDYGNSPVGRQSASYTITPEIFINEIAFARTFVLELEVAALRAMGFGQRTTTKDLLVFGSQGVIDNALRCPNECARHKLLDCIGDFALIGCDLAGAFHADRSGHRANHDLIRRLKVMASMSGTDEVSLESESPPEPPQRRIA
- a CDS encoding Gfo/Idh/MocA family protein, which codes for MGKLRMAVIGVGALGRHHARILGEMPDVELVAVADPREEQGRSVAEQCGTEWTPDYRTLLGKVDAASIVVPTTMHLEVASAFLERDLPVLIEKPLADHIDAGDQLIKLADERNVLLQVGHIERFNPAFEKVQELTGPPKYIRAERFSSYAFRSMDISVVHDVMIHDIDLVLKLADAPVSKIEAFGMCLVGGMTDCAMARLTFANGCVADLSANRVNPFPRRSLQVWSDTGFIEADLQIQRVCHFRPGPALMAGELPYDLAFVPGVDINELKTQIFGKYIERREIEVPQVDQLTVELESFVDCVTNDRRPRVDGHDGLHALHVADGITTGIAQHQWDGTPAGRVGPHAHAVFTTDRRRVA
- a CDS encoding DUF748 domain-containing protein, translating into MAHESPTSEPEDAPRTVRSPLIWLRRALFVVIGLMIVIWTLPRMVATTSLRQRAVHWAEPELPPGLTVGQATFEWLEPIVLEDVELNGPTGEPMLKVDRITSEEPLWRLALKKIPRPSFRAAGFRLAVVIPEGANRLDTVWLSALPKGTGIRNLPRLQVTGGQITFYDEERTMLSRLDQITIGIEPVEDGDAYDITARARASHPEPDGRVELTVHLPRDPKDGGGGRMQLLLDNAPLDPFDPVLSDYLAGRRLTGRLDATLSADWSSHSNGTLAITAELDARESDIELIGSDAESSDEWSVESLASGCDIVWDAAGSHLAIERLDISSPDFSMAGSGEIDDVRDQCLVDFRGRVDYDLKRWLDGLDESVREHIRIEGLETRQLVIRGPLVSVAEDIRDVAAAGGAAAVAPLEIRADIGWIDAEVYGVRSETGVVSALVQDGEVSLHPDDVTVSGGRWHEGPRIRMHVTPVTMVLSGDPVLEQVQFSEEMCRTWCRFLSPMLADSTDIDGRFTLGISDMQMPLDRVAESDIRGTFTIHSAKVGPGPLARRVVGLVSQISGVVRKRGGRGLELPGEWMTIDDQDVAFELKDGRVHHSQLDLRIGDLVISSRGSVGLDETLAITIAIRLPERWKELGPVLSSLAGDVIEIGVAGTLDNPQIDPRALRDFGRRAATRAAGGLLQKLLDRK
- a CDS encoding hydroxypyruvate isomerase family protein encodes the protein MSESASSFVNHSNRLNRRNLMLSAATGLGAGLLTGQVTGDDTPVATQGRIRQSLVHWCYRPHFKDVDALCREAVRLGCPSIELIGPEHWPTLKKHGLTCAISGSHGFPTGFNNPDEWEQCIARLKERIEQCVEFGVKRVITFTGMANGIDPEEGADNCVAGLKQIVGFAEKHNVTLCLEMLNTRDDSHPMKGHPGYQGNHTEYCIDIIRRVDSEHLKLLFDIYHVQIMDGDVIRRIHQHKDYLGHIHTAGNPGRGELNDDQEINYPAVMKALLEVGYDGYVGQEFIPTGDVRAGLEQAVRLCDV
- a CDS encoding phosphoenolpyruvate hydrolase family protein, which translates into the protein MTREAILERLRTKIAAGQPIVGGGAGTGISAKFEEAGGIDLIVIYNSGRFRMAGRGSLAGMMPYGDANAIVMEMAREVLPVVRDTPVLAGVCGTDPFRVMPRFLEEVRAAGFAGVQNFPTIGLIDGTFRQGLEETGMGFGLEVDMIRSAHQIGLLTTPYCFNEDEATAMTEAGCDILIPHMGLTTKGTIGAQSALTLEQAAVRCQAMHDAAKRVNPDVIVLCHGGPIADPEDAQFILNHTEGIVGFYGASSVERLPVEPAIRGRVEEFKRLRLTPG
- a CDS encoding OmpH family outer membrane protein, with product MKKTFVWIAAVAIVAGTVSFSRTTLGQNQGSPAASQGQNEHQVALIDMAHIFKEYSKFKTLREALQEEIKQTDAKAKGMIEQIRTVQEQLASGQLEEGSADYVRLESQMLKLQTELESFRKVAQRDFLRREADIYKTVYLEVQTAVQKYASYYNYTVVLRFNRTRVEEAENPQEIIQSMNRQVVYYDTRDDLTDPILDWLNKSYAKTAGAPATGTTK